One region of Catenuloplanes indicus genomic DNA includes:
- a CDS encoding DICT sensory domain-containing protein: protein MPAARNAQLFTKSALVTLSHAIERAALAAAEDGPMLVVALFQRLPYFTRERRVYERIAERAAVTVVGLVADQAPELPAGTHLITLDDGEPYAREWTVLVLTPRFGAVLEAYDREEVDGTAATLEAGRLFDGWWSLRRDDALHKALSLQAAFGDRLPADARAALAGVLSYVRDLPAGAGESRADALAELLVAHAERSGTELAALRRQLAPAEATPVTGADEVRRWAGDASGTLPVALLGVRVPAPHRLPEQTGRRTGALRNEGLIAVLSRVLRDTDRLTRLGDDDFLLMLPARTMDDAVRIAHQVQADLAAAAATNAFLPDGAFQLVMTTRWRPFPVDRIVAALDWAEQERVPIAQLDDDDR, encoded by the coding sequence ATGCCCGCCGCCCGGAACGCGCAGCTCTTCACGAAGTCCGCCCTGGTCACCCTCTCGCACGCGATCGAACGGGCCGCGCTGGCCGCGGCCGAGGACGGGCCGATGCTGGTCGTGGCGCTGTTCCAGCGCCTGCCCTACTTCACCCGCGAACGGCGGGTGTACGAACGCATCGCGGAGCGGGCCGCGGTTACCGTCGTCGGCCTGGTCGCCGACCAGGCACCGGAGCTGCCGGCCGGAACGCACCTGATCACGCTGGACGACGGCGAGCCGTACGCGCGGGAGTGGACGGTCCTGGTCCTGACACCCCGGTTCGGCGCGGTGCTGGAGGCGTACGACCGCGAGGAGGTGGACGGCACCGCCGCGACGCTGGAGGCCGGCCGGCTCTTCGACGGATGGTGGAGCCTGCGCCGCGACGACGCGCTGCACAAGGCGCTGTCGCTGCAGGCCGCGTTCGGCGACCGGCTGCCCGCGGACGCGCGCGCCGCGCTGGCCGGCGTGCTGTCCTACGTGCGTGATCTGCCCGCCGGTGCCGGGGAGAGCCGGGCGGACGCGCTCGCCGAACTGCTCGTCGCGCACGCGGAGCGGAGCGGGACCGAGCTGGCCGCGCTGCGCCGGCAGCTGGCACCGGCCGAGGCAACGCCGGTGACCGGCGCGGACGAGGTGCGGCGCTGGGCCGGCGACGCGTCCGGCACGCTGCCGGTGGCGCTGCTGGGCGTGCGGGTGCCGGCCCCGCACCGGCTGCCGGAGCAGACCGGCCGCCGCACCGGAGCGCTGCGAAATGAGGGCCTGATAGCGGTGCTGTCCCGCGTGTTGCGCGACACGGATCGGCTGACCCGGCTCGGCGACGACGACTTCCTGCTGATGCTGCCTGCCCGCACGATGGACGACGCGGTGCGGATCGCCCACCAGGTGCAGGCCGATCTGGCCGCGGCCGCGGCGACCAACGCGTTCCTGCCGGACGGCGCGTTCCAGCTCGTCATGACGACCCGGTGGCGTCCGTTCCCGGTCGACCGGATCGTCGCGGCACTGGACTGGGCCGAGCAGGAACGAGTCCCGATCGCCCAGCTGGACGACGACGACCGGTGA
- a CDS encoding response regulator transcription factor, which translates to MAHVIAAEDEPEIQQLLRLILERAGHTVIVVGDGAAVLAAVAEHRPDLVLLDLGLPHVGGLDLCRALRGDPATGALPIGVVSGQITPPFTAVYDAGATAVLVKPFTRAQLLELVDTLSAVPVAPSRPGSADQYA; encoded by the coding sequence ATGGCACACGTGATCGCGGCCGAGGACGAGCCGGAGATCCAGCAGCTGCTGCGCCTGATCCTGGAACGTGCCGGGCACACCGTCATCGTCGTCGGCGACGGTGCGGCGGTGCTCGCCGCCGTCGCCGAGCACCGCCCGGACCTGGTCCTGCTCGACCTCGGTCTGCCGCACGTCGGTGGCCTGGACCTGTGCCGTGCCCTGCGCGGCGACCCGGCCACCGGCGCGCTGCCGATCGGCGTGGTCAGCGGGCAGATCACGCCACCGTTCACCGCGGTGTACGACGCCGGGGCCACCGCCGTACTGGTGAAGCCGTTCACCCGGGCCCAGCTGCTGGAACTCGTCGACACACTGTCGGCCGTGCCCGTCGCACCGTCGCGGCCGGGGTCCGCGGACCAATACGCCTGA